One window of the Rosa rugosa chromosome 3, drRosRugo1.1, whole genome shotgun sequence genome contains the following:
- the LOC133740428 gene encoding S-adenosyl-L-methionine:benzoic acid/salicylic acid carboxyl methyltransferase 3-like: protein MEVEQVLHMNGGDGKTSYANHSLLQRAVISTVKPIVDATIEELCSTLFPECLKIADLGCSSGPNTLLVVSDIIANIQNTFRKLNLPPPSLQAFLNDLPRNDFNTVFRSLPGFYNKLDEEHENKSGPCFIAAMPGSFYGRLFPDNSLHFVHSSYALMWISEVPKGLVTKGGEGLNKGNIYIAKTSSPAVFNEYFEQFKRDFTVFLRSRAQELVPGGSMVLTTMGSINSKDPLCIWEFVGLKLHDMVLDGLIEEEKLDTFNLPYYAPTTDEVKEVIEAEGSFTLQNLEVFRNDWDSYIKQANCGFDKNARAAVLSTDIRAVGEPILASQFGEEAMDDLFRRFEDDVLDHMEKEKCQFINLVISLTKKR from the exons ATGGAGGTAGAGCAAGTTCTTCACATGAATGGCGGAGATGGCAAAACAAGCTACGCAAACCACTCACTTCTTCAA agAGCTGTGATTTCGACGGTGAAGCCTATTGTGGATGCAACCATAGAGGAGCTCTGCAGCACTCTCTTCCCGGAGTGTCTGAAAATAGCGGACTTGGGATGCTCTTCGGGGCCCAATACCCTACTGGTAGTATCAGACATCATAGCCAACATCCAGAACACGTTTCGAAAGCTCAACCTTCCCCCGCCATCGCTCCAAGCATTCTTGAATGACCTTCCCCGGAACGATTTCAACACGGTGTTCAGGTCACTGCCTGGCTTCTATAACAAGCTCGATGAAGAACATGAGAACAAGTCGGGTCCTTGTTTCATTGCAGCAATGCCCGGTTCCTTTTATGGGAGGCTCTTTCCTGACAACTCTCTCCACTTTGTTCATTCTTCTTATGCTCTCATGTGGATCTCTGAG GTCCCAAAAGGTTTGGTAACGAAAGGAGGAGAGGGACTGAACAAGGGGAACATATACATAGCCAAGACAAGCTCACCCGCTGTGTTTAATGAATACTTTGAGCAATTCAAAAGGGACTTCACAGTCTTTCTGAGGTCTCGGGCACAAGAGCTAGTCCCGGGAGGTAGTATGGTCCTCACAACAATGGGCAGCATAAACAGCAAAGATCCCCTCTGCATTTGGGAATTTGTCGGATTAAAACTTCATGACATGGTTTTAGAT GGTTTGATTGAAGAGGAAAAATTGGACACATTCAATTTGCCATACTATGCACCAACAACGGATGAGGTGAAAGAGGTAATCGAGGCTGAAGGTTCTTTTACCCTGCAAAACCTCGAAGTTTTCAGAAATGACTGGGACTCTTATATAAAACAAGCTAACTGTGGCTTTGACAAGAATGCGAGGGCAGCAGTACTGTCCACTGACATAAGAGCTGTGGGAGAGCCTATTCTTGCCAGCCAATTCGGAGAGGAAGCCATGGACGATTTGTTTCGCAGGTTTGAAGACGATGTTCTTGATCACATGGAAAAGGAGAAGTGCCAGTTCATTAACCTGGTTATCTCGTTAACTAAGAAGCGTTGA